One Chordicoccus furentiruminis DNA window includes the following coding sequences:
- a CDS encoding DHH family phosphoesterase: protein MNNISELLGPGIRTCGIAGHVNPDGDCVGSCTALYLYLRRNVPEIRVDLYLEQPKPVFALLEGVGDARQVPEEGMVYDLFITCDVSEENRIGVAGGLFRAARMRAVIDHHVTNPGFGDVNHVEPEASSCAEVLTGLLDMERIDRSCASLLYSGMIHDSGVFQYRNTTPRTLHLAAQLMEKGVDFSSIIDRTFNQRTYTQNRVLGHALETSRLSEDGRCVWSVVTEADMAAFGATCRDLDMIVSQLRYTAGTDAAVFLYETAPGVFKVSLRSGPSLNVAEVAGVFGGGGHVQAAGCTLKGEPDDVIGRVLGVIREKLP, encoded by the coding sequence ATGAACAACATATCTGAGCTCCTCGGTCCCGGAATCCGGACCTGCGGAATTGCGGGTCACGTGAACCCGGACGGAGACTGTGTCGGAAGCTGTACGGCACTGTACCTTTATCTCCGGCGGAACGTGCCTGAGATACGCGTCGATCTTTATCTCGAGCAGCCGAAGCCTGTCTTTGCCCTGCTGGAGGGCGTCGGGGACGCGAGACAGGTGCCGGAGGAGGGAATGGTCTATGACCTCTTCATCACCTGTGACGTCAGCGAGGAAAACCGGATCGGCGTCGCGGGCGGGCTCTTCCGGGCCGCCCGCATGAGGGCGGTGATCGACCATCATGTGACGAACCCGGGTTTCGGCGATGTGAACCATGTCGAGCCGGAGGCGAGCTCCTGCGCGGAGGTGCTGACCGGGCTGCTCGATATGGAACGGATCGACCGGTCCTGTGCCTCGCTTCTCTACAGCGGCATGATTCATGACAGCGGCGTTTTTCAGTACCGGAACACGACGCCGCGCACGCTCCATCTCGCGGCGCAGCTGATGGAGAAGGGCGTCGATTTCAGCTCGATCATCGACAGGACCTTCAACCAGAGGACGTACACGCAGAACCGGGTTCTGGGACATGCGCTGGAAACATCCCGCTTAAGTGAGGACGGACGCTGCGTCTGGTCCGTTGTGACGGAAGCGGATATGGCTGCATTCGGGGCGACCTGCCGTGATCTGGATATGATCGTATCTCAGCTCCGCTATACGGCGGGAACGGACGCCGCCGTCTTTCTCTACGAGACGGCGCCGGGTGTCTTCAAGGTTTCTCTCCGGAGCGGACCGTCACTCAATGTAGCGGAAGTGGCCGGCGTGTTCGGCGGCGGAGGCCATGTTCAGGCCGCGGGATGCACGCTCAAGGGAGAACCGGACGATGTGATCGGACGGGTGCTCGGCGTGATCCGGGAGAAGCTGCCATGA
- the truB gene encoding tRNA pseudouridine(55) synthase TruB, with protein sequence MINGVINVRKEKGMTSFGVVARLRRIFGQKKIGHTGTLDPDAEGVLPVCLGRATRLVETLSRGTKTYEAVLLLGRTTDTQDTSGKILRTGELTADEDQIRRTILSFEGLQMQTPPMYSAVKVNGKKLVDLARRGIEVERKAREVEFSDITVLEIRPPRVSFRVTCTHGAYIRTLCHDIGEKLGCGGCMESLLRTRVGTFDLHDALTIGEIEKLKKEENGSAGEAAGHNSPAYTFIRSVDSFYSDLPAITVRNEALPGVLNGGPAASEDVRTEEKAPGGSEVRAYTEDGAFIGVYRASEDASYRLVKYYYDNK encoded by the coding sequence ATGATCAACGGGGTCATCAATGTAAGGAAAGAGAAGGGGATGACGTCCTTCGGCGTTGTCGCCCGGCTGCGGCGGATTTTCGGACAGAAGAAGATCGGACATACAGGCACGCTCGATCCCGATGCGGAGGGCGTGCTTCCTGTCTGTCTCGGACGAGCCACGCGGCTGGTCGAGACGCTGAGCCGCGGGACAAAAACATATGAGGCGGTCCTTCTCCTCGGACGGACGACGGATACGCAGGACACAAGCGGGAAGATTCTCAGGACCGGAGAGCTGACGGCGGATGAGGATCAGATCCGCAGGACAATTCTTTCCTTTGAGGGACTGCAGATGCAGACGCCGCCGATGTACAGTGCGGTCAAGGTAAACGGGAAGAAGCTGGTGGATCTTGCCCGCCGGGGGATCGAGGTGGAGAGAAAGGCGCGGGAGGTGGAGTTCAGCGACATCACCGTTCTTGAGATCCGCCCTCCCCGCGTCTCGTTCCGTGTCACCTGTACGCACGGCGCCTATATCCGCACTCTCTGTCATGACATCGGCGAAAAGCTGGGCTGCGGCGGCTGTATGGAATCGCTGCTCAGGACGCGGGTCGGTACCTTCGACCTGCACGACGCGCTGACGATCGGAGAGATCGAGAAATTGAAGAAGGAGGAGAACGGATCTGCCGGGGAGGCGGCCGGGCACAACAGTCCGGCTTATACTTTCATCCGGTCCGTTGACAGTTTCTATTCGGACCTTCCGGCCATTACGGTCCGGAATGAAGCGCTGCCGGGCGTGCTGAACGGCGGTCCGGCCGCGTCGGAGGACGTCCGGACGGAAGAGAAGGCACCCGGCGGGTCCGAGGTGCGGGCGTACACCGAAGACGGTGCGTTCATCGGCGTCTACCGAGCCAGTGAGGACGCGTCCTACAGATTGGTTAAATACTATTATGATAATAAGTAA
- the ribF gene encoding riboflavin biosynthesis protein RibF, with protein sequence MIISKDPFSYQAAAPSAVTIGKFDGIHRGHQALIRDTVSWAEAQRAAGRPAQSVVFAFDMAPSMLLTKRERRTMLEKMGVDLLIECSFGPKMITMPADAFMKDMLAGRLHAAHVTVGEDFRFGCGRTGSGRLLEEAGPALGFDTRIVPEVTDGGEPVSSTRIRAELTAGHMETVGRLLGYPYFITGKVIHGRQIGRTIGVPTANQIPGKSKLLPPNGVYFTESDFGGRTYRGITNVGMKPTVDGHYLDAETYFFDCDQDIYDRRLTVRLLHFSRPEKKFSSLEALKERIGLDAEEGHRFFAGLDEAAHEA encoded by the coding sequence ATGATAATAAGTAAAGATCCGTTTTCTTATCAGGCAGCGGCGCCCAGCGCCGTGACCATCGGAAAATTCGACGGCATTCACCGCGGCCATCAGGCACTGATCCGGGATACGGTTTCCTGGGCGGAGGCGCAGCGGGCGGCGGGCCGTCCTGCACAGTCTGTGGTGTTCGCCTTCGATATGGCGCCGTCCATGCTGCTCACGAAGAGGGAAAGGCGGACTATGCTGGAGAAGATGGGCGTGGATCTGCTGATCGAGTGCTCGTTCGGGCCGAAGATGATCACGATGCCGGCGGACGCCTTTATGAAGGACATGCTGGCGGGACGGCTGCATGCCGCGCATGTGACCGTCGGGGAAGATTTCCGGTTCGGCTGCGGGCGGACGGGAAGCGGCCGCCTCCTTGAGGAAGCGGGGCCGGCGCTCGGTTTTGACACGAGAATCGTGCCGGAGGTGACGGACGGTGGCGAGCCGGTCTCCAGCACGAGGATCCGCGCCGAGCTTACGGCCGGTCATATGGAGACGGTGGGCCGCCTTCTCGGCTATCCGTACTTCATCACCGGAAAAGTGATCCACGGCCGGCAGATCGGACGGACGATCGGCGTGCCGACGGCCAACCAGATTCCGGGAAAATCGAAACTCCTTCCGCCGAACGGCGTGTATTTTACTGAATCCGACTTTGGGGGAAGGACGTACAGGGGCATCACCAACGTCGGCATGAAGCCGACGGTTGACGGACACTATCTCGACGCGGAAACCTATTTCTTCGATTGTGATCAGGATATATACGACCGGCGGCTGACCGTCCGGCTGCTGCATTTCTCGAGGCCGGAGAAGAAGTTTTCGTCTCTTGAGGCGCTGAAGGAAAGGATCGGCCTCGATGCGGAGGAAGGGCACCGCTTCTTCGCGGGGCTCGATGAAGCTGCTCACGAAGCATGA
- the rpsO gene encoding 30S ribosomal protein S15, protein MITKEKKQEIMKAYARTEGDTGSPEVQVAVLTERINELTAHLKENPKDHHSRRGLLKMVGQRRNLLGYLKKKDIERYRSLIERLGLRK, encoded by the coding sequence ATGATTACCAAGGAAAAGAAGCAGGAGATCATGAAGGCGTACGCGAGAACGGAAGGCGACACGGGTTCACCGGAAGTCCAGGTGGCTGTTCTCACGGAACGGATCAACGAGCTGACCGCGCATCTCAAGGAGAATCCGAAGGATCATCATTCCAGAAGAGGCCTTCTGAAGATGGTCGGCCAGAGACGGAACCTTCTCGGTTATCTGAAGAAGAAGGACATCGAGCGGTACCGTTCGCTGATCGAAAGACTCGGACTCAGAAAATAA
- a CDS encoding polyribonucleotide nucleotidyltransferase: MGDYKSYSMELAGRTLTVDIGRVGKQANGCCFMHYGDTVVLSTATASKAPREGVDFFPLSVDFEEKMYAVGKFPGGFNKREGKASTHAVLTSRVIDRPMRPLFPKDFRNDVTLNNMVMSVDPECDPEVPAMLGSALATAISDIPWDGPCAMTQLGMIDGEFIVNPGYEQKSRSDLALTVASTRDKVIMIEAGANEVPEQTMIEAIYKCDEVNKEIIRFFDRIIAECGKPKFDYQHVVVPDELNAALYELCPAEEMEKAVFTDDKQTRENNVAAIRERFAEKYGGNEEWMAQIDTALYNYEKKTVRKMILKDHKRPDGRAITQIRPLAAEIDLIPRAHGSAMFTRGQTQICDCVTLAPLSEAQKVEGLDPYITRKRYLHQYNFPSYSVGETKPSRGPGRREIGHGALAERALIPVLPSEEEFPYAIRAVSETFESNGSTSQASICASSMALMAAGVPIKKPVAGISCGLVTGETDDDYIVLTDIQGLEDFFGDMDFKVAGTHDGITAIQMDIKIHGLTRKIVEEAISRTKQAREYILTEVMEKTIAAPRKELSKWAPKIIQMTIDPEKIGDVVGQRGKTINALIEKYGVSIDIEDDGFVSISGTDNDSMKKAAEAIHLIVTDFEKGQILTGKVVSIKEFGAFLEFAPGKEGLVHISKIANTRIARVEDVLQLGDVVRVICLGKDKNGKFSFSIKDCPKDQTASMDLGHVVASAGPEN; the protein is encoded by the coding sequence ATGGGAGATTACAAGAGCTATTCAATGGAACTTGCAGGCAGAACGCTGACCGTCGACATCGGAAGAGTCGGCAAGCAGGCCAACGGCTGCTGCTTCATGCATTACGGGGATACCGTCGTGCTGTCAACGGCGACCGCATCCAAAGCGCCGCGTGAGGGCGTGGACTTCTTCCCGCTGTCCGTGGACTTTGAGGAGAAGATGTACGCCGTCGGAAAATTCCCGGGAGGCTTCAACAAGCGGGAGGGCAAGGCCTCCACCCACGCGGTGCTCACAAGCCGTGTGATCGACCGGCCGATGAGACCGCTGTTCCCCAAGGATTTCCGCAACGATGTGACGCTGAACAACATGGTGATGTCCGTTGATCCGGAGTGCGATCCGGAGGTTCCGGCGATGCTCGGTTCCGCCCTTGCGACGGCGATCTCCGACATTCCGTGGGACGGCCCGTGCGCCATGACCCAGCTGGGCATGATCGACGGAGAGTTCATCGTCAACCCGGGCTATGAGCAGAAATCCAGATCGGATCTCGCTCTTACCGTCGCATCCACGAGAGACAAGGTCATCATGATCGAGGCCGGCGCCAACGAGGTACCGGAGCAGACGATGATCGAGGCGATCTACAAGTGCGATGAGGTCAACAAGGAGATTATCCGCTTCTTTGACCGCATCATAGCAGAGTGCGGCAAGCCGAAATTCGATTATCAGCATGTCGTCGTGCCGGATGAGCTGAACGCGGCGCTCTATGAGCTCTGCCCGGCGGAGGAGATGGAGAAGGCCGTCTTCACCGATGACAAGCAGACGCGAGAGAACAACGTCGCGGCGATCCGGGAGCGCTTCGCGGAGAAGTACGGCGGCAATGAGGAGTGGATGGCCCAGATTGACACAGCCCTCTACAATTACGAGAAGAAGACGGTCAGAAAGATGATCCTGAAGGATCACAAGAGACCGGACGGCCGCGCGATTACGCAGATCCGTCCGCTGGCCGCTGAAATCGATCTGATCCCGAGGGCTCACGGATCCGCGATGTTCACCAGAGGACAGACCCAGATCTGCGACTGTGTGACGCTGGCGCCGCTTTCCGAAGCCCAGAAGGTGGAGGGACTGGATCCCTATATCACCCGTAAGAGATACCTGCATCAGTACAATTTCCCGAGCTACTCGGTCGGCGAGACAAAGCCGTCGAGAGGTCCGGGACGCCGGGAGATCGGTCACGGCGCGCTGGCTGAGCGCGCGCTGATTCCGGTTCTTCCGTCGGAAGAGGAGTTCCCGTACGCGATCCGTGCGGTCTCGGAGACCTTTGAGTCCAACGGCTCCACGTCCCAGGCGTCGATCTGCGCCTCCTCGATGGCGCTGATGGCGGCGGGCGTCCCGATCAAAAAGCCGGTGGCCGGCATTTCCTGCGGACTCGTGACCGGAGAGACAGACGATGATTACATTGTGCTCACGGATATCCAGGGTCTCGAGGACTTCTTCGGCGACATGGATTTCAAGGTGGCCGGCACGCATGACGGCATCACCGCGATCCAGATGGATATCAAGATCCACGGACTGACGAGAAAGATCGTCGAGGAGGCCATCAGCCGCACGAAGCAGGCCCGGGAGTACATTCTCACGGAAGTGATGGAGAAGACAATCGCTGCGCCGCGGAAGGAGCTCTCGAAGTGGGCACCGAAGATCATCCAGATGACGATCGATCCGGAGAAGATCGGCGATGTGGTCGGCCAGAGAGGCAAGACGATCAACGCGCTGATCGAGAAGTACGGCGTCTCCATCGATATCGAGGACGACGGCTTCGTCTCCATCAGCGGCACGGACAATGACAGCATGAAGAAGGCCGCGGAGGCGATCCATCTGATCGTCACTGACTTTGAGAAAGGCCAGATCCTTACCGGAAAGGTCGTTTCCATCAAGGAATTCGGCGCGTTCCTCGAGTTCGCACCGGGCAAGGAAGGGCTGGTTCATATCTCCAAGATCGCCAATACCCGGATCGCGCGGGTCGAGGATGTGCTCCAGCTCGGCGATGTGGTGCGCGTGATCTGCCTCGGCAAGGACAAGAACGGGAAATTCAGCTTCTCGATCAAGGACTGCCCGAAGGACCAGACCGCGTCTATGGACCTGGGGCACGTGGTGGCGTCCGCGGGTCCGGAGAACTGA
- a CDS encoding dUTP diphosphatase, whose amino-acid sequence MTKTIRIRYHSSEIERLRYIGGKSDWIDLRSAENVTLKAGEFHLIDLGVSVQLPEGYEMITAPRSSTFRRWGLIQTNSVGVVDESYCGDNDVLRMPVYATRDCEIHVNDRVCQFRIIEHQPQIRFEEVSSLGNTDRGGFGSTGSA is encoded by the coding sequence ATGACGAAGACAATCCGCATCCGCTATCACAGCAGCGAGATCGAGCGTCTGCGCTACATCGGCGGCAAGAGTGACTGGATCGATCTGAGGAGCGCCGAAAATGTGACGCTGAAGGCCGGTGAGTTTCATCTCATCGACCTCGGTGTCTCGGTGCAGCTGCCGGAAGGCTATGAGATGATTACGGCTCCGCGCAGCTCCACCTTCCGGAGGTGGGGGCTTATTCAGACCAACTCCGTCGGCGTGGTGGACGAGTCCTACTGCGGGGACAACGATGTGCTCCGCATGCCGGTCTACGCCACCCGGGACTGCGAGATCCATGTCAATGACCGGGTCTGTCAGTTCCGCATCATTGAGCATCAGCCGCAGATCAGGTTCGAGGAGGTTTCTTCTCTGGGAAATACAGACCGCGGAGGTTTCGGTTCGACGGGAAGCGCCTGA